The Bicyclus anynana chromosome 4, ilBicAnyn1.1, whole genome shotgun sequence genome window below encodes:
- the LOC112058448 gene encoding YTH domain-containing family protein 3 isoform X2 yields the protein MSAGVSDQRMKGQGNQVTNVPKEQQLESGGDELAEVSWRHQQQPSYAPPISSAADPYNAAGYYGTTALPYQAFGVGDGTWSTNGTDPMTFLGGYNPHESYGMDGVFGPSNTPFSTAAFGQPSTFNYFPGNGDYSTWGQLGRAKQYDDYYRNDGLYVPDGVKAVETGVQALSLGEHNKVDKDRTPELKDVSGGSQPKKMTWASIASQPAKPAPSLQTGGLKKKGPGMPPPPIVPGKHNMDISTWDAGKSAPVVTAPPPPPLQPPPVPAPLPMPQQAPVPLPVPAPAPLPRGPPPPHQPPPSWTHAPRPPPPHQPRPPMPAPPPPVPPAAPAPTPANPVLEELRVKNEYNPKEFDLSAPLARFFVIKSYSEDDIHRSIKYEIWCSTEHGNKRLDAAFRDREREGGMIYLFFSVNGSGHFCGMARMISAVDYNSNSSVWSQDKWKGQFRVRWIYVKDVPNVQLRHIKLENNENKPVTNSRDTQEVPHVKGLQVLRIMHSYCHSTSIFDDFIHYERRQEEEDSRKVPHHSPQDNSREEHEGGRGYRNYRDYRDHRDGRDGRDGRDHRDGRDNRDHRDAREPRDHRDSRDPRDHRDDRDGRDNRDHGGYRDRDSGYRPHHKDRDGSRGRGRPRN from the exons GTTATTATGGCACAACAGCTCTTCCTTATCAGGCATTCGGAGTTGGGGATGGAACATGGTCCACCAATGGAACAGACCCAATGACTTTTCTCGGAGGATACAATCCTCACGAATCTTATGGCATGGACG gtgTATTCGGACCATCGAACACTCCATTCTCAACAGCTGCGTTCGGTCAGCCTtcaacatttaattattttcccgGAAACGGTGACTACTCTACTTGGGGTCAATTAGGTCGTGCGAAACAGTACGATGATTACTATAGGAACGATGGGCTGTACGTGCCCGACGGAGTCAAGGCGGTGGAGACGGGCGTGCAGGCGCTGTCGCTCGGGGAGCACAACAAGGTGGACAAAGACCGAACGCCCGAGCTCAAGGACGTTTCGGGCGGATCGCAACCCAAAAAGATGACGTGGGCCTCCATAGCCAGTCAACCGGCTAAGCCCGCCCCGTCCTTGCAGACGGGAGGGCTCAAAAAGAAGGGACCAGGAATGCCACCGCCGCCGATAGTGCCTGGAAAGCATAACATGGACATCAGTACATGGGATGCAGGGAAAAGCGCCCCCGTGGTGACGGCGCCCCCGCCGCCCCCGCTGCAGCCCCCGCCCGTGCCGGCCCCGCTGCCGATGCCGCAGCAAGCGCCGGTGCCGCTGCCGGTGCCGGCTCCCGCGCCATTGCCGCGCGGCCCGCCGCCACCGCACCAGCCGCCGCCCTCGTGGACGCACGCGCCGCGACCGCCGCCGCCGCACCAGCCGCGCCCGCCTATGCCGGCGCCCCCGCCGCCCgtgccgcccgccgcgcccgccccgACGCCCGCCAACCCTGTACTAGAAGAGTTGCGTGTTAAAAACGAATATAATCCGAAGGAATTCGATCTTAGCGCCCCTCTCGCTCGTTTCTTCGTCATCAAGTCGTATTCCGAGGACGACATCCATCGCAGCATCAAATACGAAATCTGGTGCAGCACAGAACACGGCAACAAACGCCTCGACGCCGCGTTTCGCGACCGCGAGAGGGAGGGAGGCATGATCTACCTGTTTTTCTCAGTGAACGGCAGCGGCCACTTCTGCGGCATGGCGCGCATGATCAGTGCGGTCGATTACAATTCGAACTCGAGTGTGTGGTCGCAGGACAAGTGGAAGGGACAGTTTCGCGTTAGGTGGATATACGTTAAAGACGTTCCCAATGTTCAGCTGCGTCATATCAAACTAGAGAACAATGAGAACAAACCGGTGACGAACTCTCGCGACACTCAGGAGGTTCCGCACGTCAAGGGTCTCCAAGTGCTACGTATTATGCATAGTTACTGTCATTCCACCTCCATTTTTGACGACTTTATACATTACGAGAGACGCCAGGAGGAGGAGGACTCGCGCAAAGTCCCTCACCACAGCCCGCAGGACAACAGCCGCGAAGAACACGAAGGCGGTCGCGGCTATCGCAATTATCGAGACTATAGGGACCACCGCGACGGGCGGGACGGACGCGACGGGCGCGATCATCGCGACGGCCGCGACAACAGGGACCATCGGGACGCGCGGGAACCTCGCGACCATCGCGACTCCCGGGACCCGCGCGACCATAGAGACGATCGCGACGGGCGGGACAATCGGGACCATGGCGGCTATCGCGATAGGGACTCCGGCTACAGGCCCCACCACAAG GATCGTGACGGTTCGCGCGGCCGAGGACGTCCTCGTAACTGA
- the LOC112058448 gene encoding YTH domain-containing family protein 3 isoform X1 gives MSAGVSDQRMKGQGNQVTNVPKEQQLESGGDELAEVSWRHQQQPSYAPPISSAADPYNAAGYYGTTALPYQAFGVGDGTWSTNGTDPMTFLGGYNPHESYGMDGSVFGPSNTPFSTAAFGQPSTFNYFPGNGDYSTWGQLGRAKQYDDYYRNDGLYVPDGVKAVETGVQALSLGEHNKVDKDRTPELKDVSGGSQPKKMTWASIASQPAKPAPSLQTGGLKKKGPGMPPPPIVPGKHNMDISTWDAGKSAPVVTAPPPPPLQPPPVPAPLPMPQQAPVPLPVPAPAPLPRGPPPPHQPPPSWTHAPRPPPPHQPRPPMPAPPPPVPPAAPAPTPANPVLEELRVKNEYNPKEFDLSAPLARFFVIKSYSEDDIHRSIKYEIWCSTEHGNKRLDAAFRDREREGGMIYLFFSVNGSGHFCGMARMISAVDYNSNSSVWSQDKWKGQFRVRWIYVKDVPNVQLRHIKLENNENKPVTNSRDTQEVPHVKGLQVLRIMHSYCHSTSIFDDFIHYERRQEEEDSRKVPHHSPQDNSREEHEGGRGYRNYRDYRDHRDGRDGRDGRDHRDGRDNRDHRDAREPRDHRDSRDPRDHRDDRDGRDNRDHGGYRDRDSGYRPHHKDRDGSRGRGRPRN, from the exons GTTATTATGGCACAACAGCTCTTCCTTATCAGGCATTCGGAGTTGGGGATGGAACATGGTCCACCAATGGAACAGACCCAATGACTTTTCTCGGAGGATACAATCCTCACGAATCTTATGGCATGGACGGTA gtgTATTCGGACCATCGAACACTCCATTCTCAACAGCTGCGTTCGGTCAGCCTtcaacatttaattattttcccgGAAACGGTGACTACTCTACTTGGGGTCAATTAGGTCGTGCGAAACAGTACGATGATTACTATAGGAACGATGGGCTGTACGTGCCCGACGGAGTCAAGGCGGTGGAGACGGGCGTGCAGGCGCTGTCGCTCGGGGAGCACAACAAGGTGGACAAAGACCGAACGCCCGAGCTCAAGGACGTTTCGGGCGGATCGCAACCCAAAAAGATGACGTGGGCCTCCATAGCCAGTCAACCGGCTAAGCCCGCCCCGTCCTTGCAGACGGGAGGGCTCAAAAAGAAGGGACCAGGAATGCCACCGCCGCCGATAGTGCCTGGAAAGCATAACATGGACATCAGTACATGGGATGCAGGGAAAAGCGCCCCCGTGGTGACGGCGCCCCCGCCGCCCCCGCTGCAGCCCCCGCCCGTGCCGGCCCCGCTGCCGATGCCGCAGCAAGCGCCGGTGCCGCTGCCGGTGCCGGCTCCCGCGCCATTGCCGCGCGGCCCGCCGCCACCGCACCAGCCGCCGCCCTCGTGGACGCACGCGCCGCGACCGCCGCCGCCGCACCAGCCGCGCCCGCCTATGCCGGCGCCCCCGCCGCCCgtgccgcccgccgcgcccgccccgACGCCCGCCAACCCTGTACTAGAAGAGTTGCGTGTTAAAAACGAATATAATCCGAAGGAATTCGATCTTAGCGCCCCTCTCGCTCGTTTCTTCGTCATCAAGTCGTATTCCGAGGACGACATCCATCGCAGCATCAAATACGAAATCTGGTGCAGCACAGAACACGGCAACAAACGCCTCGACGCCGCGTTTCGCGACCGCGAGAGGGAGGGAGGCATGATCTACCTGTTTTTCTCAGTGAACGGCAGCGGCCACTTCTGCGGCATGGCGCGCATGATCAGTGCGGTCGATTACAATTCGAACTCGAGTGTGTGGTCGCAGGACAAGTGGAAGGGACAGTTTCGCGTTAGGTGGATATACGTTAAAGACGTTCCCAATGTTCAGCTGCGTCATATCAAACTAGAGAACAATGAGAACAAACCGGTGACGAACTCTCGCGACACTCAGGAGGTTCCGCACGTCAAGGGTCTCCAAGTGCTACGTATTATGCATAGTTACTGTCATTCCACCTCCATTTTTGACGACTTTATACATTACGAGAGACGCCAGGAGGAGGAGGACTCGCGCAAAGTCCCTCACCACAGCCCGCAGGACAACAGCCGCGAAGAACACGAAGGCGGTCGCGGCTATCGCAATTATCGAGACTATAGGGACCACCGCGACGGGCGGGACGGACGCGACGGGCGCGATCATCGCGACGGCCGCGACAACAGGGACCATCGGGACGCGCGGGAACCTCGCGACCATCGCGACTCCCGGGACCCGCGCGACCATAGAGACGATCGCGACGGGCGGGACAATCGGGACCATGGCGGCTATCGCGATAGGGACTCCGGCTACAGGCCCCACCACAAG GATCGTGACGGTTCGCGCGGCCGAGGACGTCCTCGTAACTGA